The Crocosphaera subtropica ATCC 51142 genome includes a window with the following:
- a CDS encoding NAD(P)H-quinone oxidoreductase subunit 4, whose product MNLANFPWLTTIILFPIVAALLIPIIPDKDGKTVRWYALTVGLIDFAIIVYAFYTGYDLSNPNLQLVESYAWVPELDLKWSVGADGLAMPLILLTGFITTLATMAAWPVTFKPKLFYFLMLAMYGGQIAVFAVQDMLLFFLVWELELVPVYLILSIWGGKRRLYAATKFILYTAGGSLFILVGALTMAFFGDTVTFDMSAIAAKDIPLKLQLFLYAGFLIAYGVKLPIFPLHTWLPDAHGEATAPAHMLLAGILLKMGGYALLRMNAGMLPDAHAYFAPVLVILGVVNIIYAALTSFAQRNLKRKIAYSSISHMGFVLIGIASFTDIGVSGAMLQMISHGLIGASLFFMVGATYDRTHTLMLDEMGGVGKKMKKVFAMWTTCSMASLALPGMSGFVAELMVFVGFATSDAYNSTFKVIIVFLAAVGVILTPIYLLSMLREMLYGPENKELVSHTKLIDAEPREVFIIGCLLIPIIGIGLYPKIVTQIYDSTTTQLTTLLRQSVPSLVEEMEVASRYDMAVKAPMIK is encoded by the coding sequence ATGAACCTTGCTAATTTTCCTTGGTTAACCACCATTATTCTCTTTCCCATTGTGGCAGCCTTGTTAATACCCATCATTCCCGATAAAGATGGTAAAACAGTGCGCTGGTACGCTTTAACGGTGGGTTTAATCGATTTTGCTATTATTGTATACGCTTTTTATACGGGCTATGACCTGAGCAACCCTAACCTACAGTTAGTAGAAAGCTATGCTTGGGTCCCAGAACTGGACTTGAAATGGTCTGTGGGGGCCGATGGGTTGGCAATGCCTCTAATTTTATTAACTGGCTTTATCACCACCTTGGCAACGATGGCCGCTTGGCCAGTTACGTTCAAACCCAAACTCTTTTATTTTCTGATGTTAGCCATGTACGGGGGACAAATAGCGGTCTTTGCTGTACAGGATATGTTATTGTTCTTCCTAGTGTGGGAATTGGAATTAGTCCCGGTTTATCTGATTTTGTCGATATGGGGTGGAAAACGGAGACTTTACGCGGCCACTAAGTTTATCCTCTACACGGCTGGCGGTTCTTTGTTTATCCTGGTGGGTGCTTTAACCATGGCCTTTTTTGGGGATACTGTCACCTTTGATATGAGTGCCATTGCAGCGAAAGATATCCCGTTAAAGTTACAACTCTTCTTGTATGCTGGCTTTCTCATCGCCTACGGTGTCAAGTTGCCTATCTTTCCCCTGCATACTTGGCTACCGGATGCCCACGGGGAAGCCACAGCCCCGGCCCATATGTTACTGGCGGGTATTCTCTTAAAAATGGGGGGTTATGCCCTGCTACGGATGAATGCCGGGATGTTGCCAGATGCCCACGCCTATTTTGCCCCGGTGTTAGTCATTTTAGGGGTGGTTAATATTATCTATGCAGCCTTAACCTCCTTTGCACAACGAAACTTAAAACGAAAAATCGCCTATTCTTCTATCTCTCACATGGGGTTTGTCTTGATAGGGATAGCGTCGTTTACTGACATTGGAGTTAGTGGGGCTATGTTACAGATGATTTCCCACGGTTTAATTGGGGCGAGTCTCTTCTTTATGGTCGGGGCAACCTACGATCGGACTCATACCCTGATGTTAGACGAAATGGGCGGTGTTGGGAAGAAAATGAAGAAGGTGTTTGCCATGTGGACCACCTGTTCGATGGCTTCTTTAGCATTGCCAGGAATGAGTGGGTTTGTAGCAGAATTAATGGTGTTTGTCGGTTTTGCTACTAGCGACGCTTATAACTCTACATTTAAAGTTATCATCGTCTTTTTAGCTGCTGTTGGTGTCATTTTAACACCCATTTATTTACTGTCCATGTTACGGGAAATGTTGTATGGACCTGAGAATAAAGAGTTAGTATCTCATACCAAACTCATTGACGCAGAACCCAGAGAAGTGTTTATTATTGGGTGTTTGTTAATCCCTATTATTGGTATTGGTTTGTATCCTAAAATTGTCACTCAGATTTATGATTCAACCACCACACAACTTACTACACTATTGCGTCAATCTGTGCCTAGTTTAGTGGAAGAAATGGAAGTGGCTTCCCGCTATGATATGGCGGTTAAAGCACCAATGATTAAATAG
- a CDS encoding S8 family peptidase, whose translation MKKLLFLILFIVGLWVALMNFQGLATQGDYESIIVNFREDVSTTTLTEQIEAIATNYNKSASLNSIYAIDEHIYTVSGDKQLLNSLKHSSLKQYVDYIEPNYIYHALETPNDPDYSKQWNLHNIHVERAWEETKGEGITVAVIDSGVSRVPDLRQTEFVSGYDFVNDRNDASDDNGHGTHVAGTIAQSTNNNYGVAGIAYQAKIMPIKVLSAQGGGSVSDIADAIRFAADNGADIINMSLGGGGESQVMKDAIDYAYDKGVVIIAAAGNSNQNAASYPARYPKVISVSALDAAGKKANYSNYGAGVDISAPGGSESGKILQETIDPSTGDSVFSGFQGTSMAAPHVAGVAALIKAAGVEKPNEILAILTQSSRKVEDDTFNYYGAGQLDAGEAVKLALKGKITFRDFFRWLRDSGYLNPRFWIDGGMVALLPKLLMVLGSYLLAFLLRNYLTFSLPLNWGLVLGSSGLFFLQGIYIFDLPQWPFRVMGSSIPELTNSIEGTTALNPFLASVFVPFVLIVILLGHRSWKWFAIGTSLGIAACLTVHAIMSPTVWGMPSLEISRAFLGVNALACVGLAGLASKK comes from the coding sequence ATGAAGAAACTTTTATTCCTCATTTTATTTATAGTGGGCTTATGGGTTGCTTTGATGAATTTTCAAGGACTGGCTACCCAAGGCGACTATGAATCAATTATTGTTAATTTCCGAGAAGATGTTTCAACGACAACCCTCACTGAACAAATAGAAGCGATCGCAACTAACTATAACAAGTCTGCAAGTCTCAATAGTATCTATGCGATCGACGAACATATATACACCGTTTCAGGAGACAAACAACTATTAAATAGTCTTAAACACTCTTCCTTAAAACAGTACGTCGATTATATCGAACCGAACTACATTTATCACGCTTTAGAAACCCCCAACGACCCAGACTATAGTAAACAATGGAACTTACACAATATCCATGTCGAAAGAGCCTGGGAAGAAACCAAAGGGGAAGGGATCACCGTCGCTGTTATTGATTCTGGAGTCAGTCGTGTTCCTGATTTACGGCAAACCGAGTTTGTCTCAGGTTATGATTTCGTCAACGATCGCAACGATGCGTCCGATGATAATGGCCACGGAACCCATGTCGCCGGAACCATTGCCCAGTCTACCAATAATAATTATGGCGTTGCCGGTATTGCTTATCAAGCGAAAATTATGCCCATAAAAGTGCTATCAGCCCAGGGTGGGGGAAGCGTTTCTGATATTGCTGATGCCATTCGCTTTGCTGCTGATAATGGGGCTGATATTATCAATATGAGTTTAGGGGGAGGTGGCGAAAGCCAGGTGATGAAAGATGCCATTGACTACGCCTATGATAAAGGTGTGGTCATCATTGCTGCAGCCGGAAACAGCAATCAAAATGCAGCTTCATATCCGGCTAGATATCCTAAAGTGATCAGTGTTTCGGCCCTTGATGCAGCCGGAAAAAAAGCGAATTATTCTAATTATGGTGCCGGAGTTGATATTTCAGCCCCTGGGGGTAGTGAAAGTGGGAAAATTCTCCAAGAAACCATCGATCCCAGTACAGGAGATTCCGTGTTTTCAGGGTTCCAGGGAACCAGTATGGCTGCGCCTCATGTAGCCGGAGTGGCTGCCTTAATTAAAGCTGCTGGTGTGGAAAAACCGAATGAAATTTTAGCTATTCTCACCCAATCCTCCCGTAAAGTTGAAGACGATACCTTTAACTATTATGGTGCTGGTCAATTAGACGCAGGAGAAGCGGTTAAACTCGCTCTCAAAGGTAAAATAACCTTTCGAGACTTTTTCCGTTGGTTACGGGATAGTGGCTATTTAAACCCTCGTTTTTGGATAGATGGCGGTATGGTTGCGTTGTTACCCAAACTCTTAATGGTGTTGGGATCGTATCTGCTGGCGTTCTTGTTACGCAACTATTTAACGTTTAGTCTTCCTTTGAATTGGGGTTTAGTGTTGGGAAGTTCTGGTTTATTCTTTTTACAAGGGATTTACATCTTTGACTTACCTCAATGGCCGTTTCGTGTCATGGGTAGTTCTATCCCAGAATTAACTAATTCCATTGAAGGGACTACTGCTTTAAATCCCTTTTTAGCCAGCGTGTTCGTCCCCTTTGTTTTAATTGTTATTTTGTTAGGTCATCGTAGCTGGAAATGGTTTGCCATTGGCACCAGTTTGGGGATAGCAGCTTGTTTAACGGTTCATGCTATTATGTCCCCTACGGTGTGGGGAATGCCCTCACTAGAGATTTCTAGAGCTTTTCTAGGAGTTAATGCTTTGGCTTGCGTGGGGTTAGCTGGTTTAGCAAGTAAAAAGTAG
- a CDS encoding TVP38/TMEM64 family protein codes for MKHKKESRRRLLKLGGITVLTAASIIIIKQLGVLDAFSITETLQNLLQWIQDLGTIGYLIFTLVYILSAVLLIPASILTLGAGAIFDVVKGSILVSIASMLGAIVAFLIGRYFARGWVSKQIQKYPKFQVVDEAVAQEGWKIVGLTRLSPVLPFVILNYAFGITQVSLKDYITASWIGMLPGTIMYVYLGSLIGNIATLGAGGRERTSLEWALYIVGLIATVLVTVYVTKVSQNALNNQIEKT; via the coding sequence ATGAAACATAAGAAAGAATCAAGGCGACGACTGTTGAAATTAGGAGGTATTACTGTGTTAACGGCTGCTTCAATAATTATTATAAAACAGCTAGGAGTTTTAGATGCTTTTAGTATCACTGAAACTCTACAAAATTTATTACAATGGATACAAGATTTAGGAACGATTGGTTATTTAATCTTTACTTTAGTATATATATTATCAGCCGTTTTATTAATTCCTGCGTCTATTTTAACCTTGGGTGCCGGCGCTATTTTCGATGTGGTGAAAGGTTCTATTTTAGTTTCTATTGCATCGATGTTAGGAGCAATTGTAGCATTTTTAATCGGACGTTATTTTGCCAGAGGATGGGTTTCTAAACAAATACAAAAATATCCAAAATTTCAAGTGGTTGATGAAGCGGTGGCACAAGAAGGATGGAAAATTGTGGGATTAACTCGCTTATCTCCTGTACTTCCTTTTGTTATTTTAAACTATGCTTTTGGTATTACTCAAGTCTCCTTAAAAGATTATATAACCGCTTCTTGGATAGGAATGTTACCGGGGACAATCATGTATGTTTATCTTGGTTCTCTTATTGGTAATATTGCCACGTTAGGGGCAGGAGGAAGGGAAAGAACCTCTTTAGAATGGGCATTATATATTGTTGGATTAATCGCTACGGTATTAGTCACGGTTTATGTTACTAAAGTGTCTCAAAATGCCTTAAATAATCAAATTGAGAAAACTTAA
- a CDS encoding O-antigen ligase family protein, with product MNQLNKTNVHWLGNTLKFGVCLLPFSATFGATALGFVLIGLWQQKYKKIVQNPINWGWGLLFLWLILTSLFAVHSRYSWEGLGNFLPSFLMVASFPLFFKNFRRLYQLAWWLVLTSIPVCFLGFMQLFAGWETPLFLHRIGIKMIAYGHPDGRMSSLLMYANTLAFFLVVAFTLSIGLWILHYRRHHLIKNGQINGQLFILTVGILFNGIGLILTNSRSAWGLAVLSLMAFAIYLRWYWIIFSVLLVIFLVIWAAWIPVYQDVMREIVPSYFWARLTDELYDDRYVTALRTTQWGVAWNMMLQRPLWGWGLRNFTPVYQEAMNVWMGHPHNLFLMFLAETGIIGTLLFSGLVGIILGQAVILMTRIYQELTELEEGKKENNFSEQEESFLLLFTYLVAFGLCIIFNLLDVSIFDLRVNLMGWLLLSAIAGISYNFKPLLFSQHKSSL from the coding sequence ATGAATCAATTGAATAAAACTAACGTTCATTGGTTAGGAAATACCCTCAAGTTTGGGGTATGTCTTCTTCCTTTTTCGGCTACTTTCGGGGCCACTGCCCTTGGTTTTGTCCTAATCGGTTTATGGCAACAAAAGTATAAAAAAATTGTTCAAAACCCAATTAACTGGGGTTGGGGACTTCTTTTTCTGTGGTTAATATTGACTTCCCTTTTTGCGGTTCATTCTCGCTACAGTTGGGAAGGGTTAGGGAACTTTTTACCATCTTTTTTGATGGTAGCATCTTTCCCTCTTTTTTTCAAGAACTTTAGGCGATTATATCAACTGGCTTGGTGGTTAGTCTTAACGTCTATTCCTGTGTGTTTTTTGGGGTTTATGCAGTTATTTGCCGGTTGGGAAACCCCGTTATTTTTACATCGTATTGGCATTAAAATGATTGCCTATGGTCATCCCGATGGCAGGATGTCTTCTTTGTTAATGTATGCTAATACTTTAGCCTTTTTTTTGGTGGTAGCGTTTACTTTATCCATTGGTTTATGGATTTTACATTACCGTCGTCATCACTTGATTAAAAATGGTCAAATTAATGGGCAATTATTCATTCTAACTGTAGGGATTTTATTTAATGGTATCGGGTTGATTTTAACCAATTCTAGAAGTGCTTGGGGACTAGCTGTATTAAGTTTGATGGCTTTTGCTATTTATTTACGTTGGTATTGGATTATTTTTAGTGTTTTATTGGTGATTTTCCTGGTGATTTGGGCTGCTTGGATTCCTGTTTATCAAGATGTTATGCGTGAAATTGTTCCGAGTTATTTTTGGGCAAGATTAACGGATGAGTTGTACGATGATCGTTATGTAACTGCCTTACGAACCACTCAATGGGGGGTAGCGTGGAACATGATGTTACAGCGTCCTTTATGGGGGTGGGGATTGCGGAATTTTACTCCTGTTTATCAAGAAGCCATGAACGTTTGGATGGGTCATCCTCACAATTTATTTTTAATGTTTTTGGCAGAAACTGGGATCATTGGTACGTTATTGTTTAGTGGCTTAGTGGGCATCATTTTGGGTCAAGCTGTGATCTTAATGACTAGAATTTATCAGGAATTAACGGAATTAGAAGAAGGCAAAAAAGAAAATAATTTTTCTGAACAAGAAGAAAGTTTTTTACTGTTGTTCACCTATTTAGTTGCCTTTGGTTTGTGTATTATTTTTAATCTATTAGATGTGAGTATTTTTGATTTAAGAGTGAATTTAATGGGTTGGTTATTATTATCGGCGATCGCTGGAATTAGTTATAATTTCAAACCGCTCTTATTCTCTCAACATAAATCTTCTCTTTAG
- a CDS encoding GUN4 domain-containing protein yields the protein MTESVTPENNSDLSAILSEVQFLKEKVLYLEEKLKLVSDIDRYSQLQEFLKAGKFKEADQETSRVILDAVNRSREDLTPNDMKQLPCNILQVIDRLWRDYSSDRFGFSIQLRLYMEVGGSIDTLRSQNVNILQKYGDRVGWRKNGQWEGNNYPNWDFSLSAPKGSFPAIWWKSPYGFKMATFCFMRLIECELVQ from the coding sequence ATGACTGAATCTGTCACCCCAGAAAATAACTCGGATCTATCTGCAATTTTAAGTGAAGTGCAGTTTCTAAAAGAAAAAGTCTTATATTTAGAAGAAAAATTAAAATTAGTTTCAGATATCGATAGATATAGCCAATTACAAGAATTTTTGAAAGCAGGAAAGTTCAAAGAAGCGGATCAAGAAACCAGTCGAGTGATCCTGGATGCAGTTAACCGTAGTCGGGAGGATCTCACCCCTAACGACATGAAACAACTACCCTGTAACATCTTACAAGTCATTGATAGACTATGGCGAGACTATAGTAGCGATCGCTTTGGGTTTAGTATCCAGTTGCGTCTTTACATGGAAGTAGGAGGAAGTATAGACACCCTCCGTAGTCAAAATGTCAATATCCTACAGAAGTATGGCGATCGCGTGGGATGGCGTAAAAATGGACAATGGGAAGGGAATAACTATCCTAATTGGGATTTTAGCCTATCTGCTCCCAAAGGGTCTTTTCCTGCGATTTGGTGGAAGTCTCCCTATGGGTTTAAAATGGCGACTTTTTGCTTTATGCGTTTAATTGAATGCGAGTTAGTGCAATGA
- a CDS encoding TIGR03279 family radical SAM protein gives MTLSSVRPAKITTVLPGSIAEEVGFEAGDAIVSINGTQPRDLIDYNFLCADEFLELEVLDSQGKIHYVEIEKDYDDNLGLEFETALFDGLIQCNNRCPFCFIDQQPPGKRDTLYLKDDDYRLSFLYGSYLTLTNLTQKEWQRIEVMRLSPLFVSVHATEPDLRIRLLKNERAGLIKEQFKWFQERRLQIHAQVVVCPGINDGVHLEQTLKDLSEFHQGEIPTILSAAVVPVGLTKFRPTEDELIPVSQEKARQVITQVQNLQKEFYQKFNSHFAWLADEWFLIAQEELPPESHYEDYPQIGNGVGSIRRFIKEFHDTAKQLLPEKIDEKKSLTWVVGNAVEKAFHPLVKQLNKVENLTINLAALNSDYWGQEITVTGLLTGQDIISQLKDRDLGDGILLPSIMLKQHDTVFLDDMSVEEVSKTLNTSIFIVDSISALITNCY, from the coding sequence ATGACTTTATCTTCTGTTCGTCCTGCTAAAATTACTACTGTTTTACCTGGTTCTATTGCTGAAGAAGTTGGCTTTGAAGCAGGGGATGCGATTGTATCTATTAATGGGACCCAACCCCGTGATTTAATTGATTATAATTTTCTGTGTGCTGATGAATTTTTAGAGTTAGAGGTATTAGATAGTCAAGGAAAAATTCATTACGTTGAAATTGAAAAAGATTACGATGATAATTTAGGGTTAGAATTTGAAACCGCTTTATTTGATGGCTTAATTCAATGTAATAATCGTTGTCCTTTTTGTTTTATTGACCAACAACCCCCAGGAAAACGAGATACTTTATATTTGAAGGATGATGATTATCGCTTAAGTTTTCTCTATGGTAGTTATTTAACCTTAACTAATTTAACCCAAAAAGAATGGCAACGAATCGAGGTGATGCGGTTATCTCCTTTGTTTGTTTCGGTACACGCAACGGAACCCGACCTTAGAATTAGATTATTGAAAAACGAGCGGGCAGGGTTAATTAAAGAACAGTTTAAATGGTTTCAAGAAAGACGGCTACAAATTCATGCTCAAGTGGTGGTTTGTCCTGGAATTAATGACGGTGTTCATTTAGAACAAACATTAAAAGATTTATCAGAATTTCATCAAGGAGAAATCCCCACCATTCTATCAGCAGCCGTGGTTCCTGTGGGGTTAACCAAGTTTCGTCCTACCGAAGATGAATTAATTCCTGTTAGTCAAGAAAAGGCACGACAAGTTATTACACAAGTGCAAAATTTACAAAAAGAATTTTATCAAAAATTTAATAGTCATTTTGCTTGGTTGGCCGATGAATGGTTTTTAATTGCACAAGAAGAATTACCCCCAGAATCCCATTATGAAGACTATCCCCAAATTGGTAATGGGGTGGGATCAATTCGTCGATTTATTAAAGAATTTCATGACACTGCTAAACAATTATTACCTGAAAAAATAGATGAGAAAAAAAGCTTAACTTGGGTAGTGGGTAATGCTGTAGAGAAAGCCTTTCACCCCTTGGTTAAACAGTTAAATAAAGTAGAAAATTTAACCATTAATTTAGCGGCTTTAAATAGTGACTATTGGGGACAAGAAATTACAGTAACAGGATTATTAACAGGACAAGATATCATCTCGCAATTAAAAGATAGAGATTTAGGAGATGGCATTTTATTACCCTCCATTATGTTAAAACAACATGATACCGTTTTTTTAGATGATATGAGTGTTGAAGAAGTCTCTAAAACCTTAAACACTTCTATTTTTATTGTTGATAGTATTTCTGCTTTGATTACAAATTGTTATTAA
- a CDS encoding YaaW family protein, giving the protein MDELRSALEMATEEELRQLTQVLFCRKFNPLDYLQTPDPIEVQSQDWDRWLDEIEARFRFLASDGLTVLKGKTQAFSYRQTLIRVCHYLKIPYSNEMSTIDIEADIFLNLLGKAWKNLPPAQQNTLMTQIQASLAKSNIPDALPVQLQHNPMNLVLKGSSAFAVNSIVKPLLLKHIAQQFALHFARYQVAQQAMIRGGAAVANQLAVNTARRGMALTAARYGVVRGVLSFVGPVLWGWFLADLGWRAIATNYGRIIPVIFALAQIRLTRTEAWELA; this is encoded by the coding sequence TTGGATGAACTGCGCTCAGCCTTAGAAATGGCAACAGAAGAGGAATTACGTCAGTTAACTCAAGTTCTCTTTTGCCGTAAATTTAATCCTCTTGATTATTTACAAACCCCAGACCCTATAGAAGTGCAAAGTCAGGACTGGGATAGGTGGTTAGATGAAATTGAAGCAAGATTCCGTTTTTTGGCCTCTGATGGGTTAACGGTTCTCAAAGGCAAAACGCAAGCTTTCAGTTATCGTCAGACCTTAATTCGTGTTTGTCACTACCTGAAAATTCCTTATTCTAATGAAATGTCTACCATAGATATTGAAGCGGATATTTTCTTAAATTTATTGGGGAAAGCTTGGAAAAATTTGCCCCCGGCTCAACAAAATACCTTAATGACGCAGATACAAGCATCTCTGGCAAAATCTAATATTCCTGATGCTCTGCCAGTGCAACTCCAACATAATCCTATGAATCTTGTATTAAAGGGTAGCAGTGCTTTTGCTGTTAATTCCATTGTTAAACCGTTATTGCTCAAACATATTGCTCAACAGTTCGCCCTTCATTTTGCCCGTTATCAAGTGGCTCAGCAAGCGATGATTCGCGGTGGTGCTGCGGTGGCTAACCAACTGGCAGTGAATACGGCACGGCGAGGAATGGCCCTAACAGCAGCCCGTTATGGGGTGGTGAGAGGGGTTTTATCTTTTGTTGGCCCTGTGTTATGGGGTTGGTTTTTGGCGGACTTGGGTTGGCGGGCGATCGCCACTAACTATGGCCGTATTATCCCTGTGATCTTTGCCCTGGCTCAAATTCGCTTAACCCGTACAGAGGCTTGGGAACTTGCTTAA
- the arsS gene encoding arsenosugar biosynthesis radical SAM (seleno)protein ArsS (Some members of this family are selenoproteins.), protein MITLNTNQLTPFHQKIKHPLNKQRITVLQINLGRRCNLACNHCHVEASPKRTEELSPKICQQLIELINRFPQIETVDLTGGAPEMNYGFKPLVEAARNIKKEVIVRSNLTIFFETGFEDLPEYFAKNQLRVIASLPCYLEDNVDKQRGKGVYDASIRAIQKLNQLGYGNDPNLILDLVYNPPIPSNENFSLTPNQVSLEKDYQTFLKDNFDIKFDQLFTITNLPIGRVKKYLKHKKLYDSYLQFLESHYNPQTLDYVMCRNQISVDYLGNIYDCDFNQMENITATLPDGKPLTVETLLKMGNLDVINDIKTADYCYGCTAGSGSSCGGSLI, encoded by the coding sequence ATGATTACTTTAAATACGAATCAACTCACCCCATTTCATCAGAAAATCAAACATCCTTTAAATAAACAAAGAATAACTGTATTACAAATCAATTTAGGTCGACGTTGTAATCTTGCTTGTAACCATTGTCATGTAGAAGCAAGTCCCAAACGGACAGAAGAATTATCACCCAAAATTTGTCAACAATTAATTGAATTAATTAACCGCTTTCCACAAATTGAAACCGTAGATTTAACGGGAGGCGCACCGGAAATGAACTACGGGTTTAAACCCTTAGTTGAAGCAGCTAGAAACATTAAAAAAGAAGTGATTGTACGCTCCAATTTAACCATATTTTTTGAGACTGGTTTTGAAGATTTACCCGAATATTTTGCTAAAAATCAGTTAAGAGTCATTGCTTCTTTACCTTGTTATTTAGAGGATAATGTAGATAAACAAAGAGGTAAAGGGGTTTATGATGCTTCTATTCGTGCTATTCAAAAACTTAATCAATTGGGTTATGGAAATGATCCCAATTTAATCTTAGATTTAGTTTATAATCCTCCCATTCCTAGCAACGAAAACTTTTCTTTAACTCCCAATCAAGTTAGTTTAGAAAAAGATTATCAGACTTTTCTTAAAGATAATTTTGATATTAAATTTGATCAACTGTTTACTATTACTAATTTACCCATTGGCAGAGTAAAAAAGTATTTAAAACATAAAAAATTATATGATTCTTATCTGCAATTTTTAGAGTCTCATTATAACCCCCAAACTCTCGATTATGTTATGTGTCGTAATCAAATTTCTGTTGATTATTTAGGGAATATTTATGACTGTGATTTTAATCAAATGGAGAATATTACAGCTACCTTACCCGATGGGAAACCTTTAACCGTAGAAACTTTATTAAAAATGGGTAATTTAGACGTTATTAATGACATCAAAACGGCTGATTACTGTTATGGTTGTACTGCCGGAAGCGGTTCGAGTTGTGGGGGTTCATTAATTTGA
- a CDS encoding methyltransferase domain-containing protein: MVTSHSSNSVGYDIEKTVLDRYQEGAKVQQPSLCCPTEYEGNYLEILPQEIIEKDYGCGDPTRYVDEGETVLDLGSGTGKNCYILAKKVGKTGQVIGVDFNDEMLKIARKYQQEIANKIGTHNTKFIKGKIQDLTLDLDLVESWLRDHPIQSVDDLSRFESECDRLRKETPLVADDSIDVVISNCVLNLVKPDDKQQLFEELYRVLKRGGRAVISDIVCDEDPTENIFNDPDLWSGCIAGAFREDEFLKMFEKVGFYGVEILKREETPWQVIDGVEFRSMTIRAYKGKEGPCLERKQSIIYKGPWKQVQDDDGHIFCRGERMAVCDKTYHILTRAESPYQADIIGVPPYQEIPLEEATEFSCKNKAIRHPKETKGSNYHLTEIKEDMDCCTPGECC, encoded by the coding sequence ATGGTAACATCTCATTCTTCAAACTCTGTTGGTTATGATATCGAAAAAACTGTCCTGGATCGTTATCAAGAAGGGGCAAAAGTTCAACAACCTAGTTTATGTTGTCCCACGGAATATGAGGGTAACTATTTAGAAATTTTGCCCCAAGAAATTATCGAAAAAGATTACGGCTGTGGTGATCCGACTCGTTATGTGGATGAAGGGGAAACAGTTTTAGATTTAGGATCGGGAACGGGAAAAAATTGTTATATTTTAGCCAAAAAAGTGGGTAAAACTGGTCAAGTGATTGGGGTTGATTTTAATGATGAGATGTTGAAAATCGCCCGTAAATATCAACAAGAAATTGCGAATAAAATTGGAACTCATAATACTAAATTTATCAAGGGAAAGATACAAGATTTAACCCTAGATTTAGACTTAGTTGAAAGTTGGTTACGGGATCATCCGATTCAATCAGTAGATGATTTAAGTCGGTTTGAAAGTGAATGCGATCGCTTACGGAAAGAAACTCCTTTAGTAGCAGATGATAGCATTGATGTAGTCATTTCTAACTGTGTTTTGAACTTGGTTAAACCTGATGATAAACAACAGTTATTTGAAGAACTGTATCGGGTTTTAAAGCGTGGCGGAAGGGCAGTTATTTCTGATATTGTCTGTGATGAAGATCCCACCGAAAACATTTTTAATGATCCCGATTTATGGAGTGGTTGTATTGCCGGAGCATTCCGAGAAGATGAATTTTTAAAGATGTTTGAAAAAGTGGGATTTTATGGGGTAGAAATTCTAAAACGGGAGGAAACCCCTTGGCAAGTTATTGATGGTGTGGAATTTCGTTCCATGACTATTCGTGCTTATAAAGGAAAAGAAGGACCTTGTTTAGAAAGAAAACAATCAATTATTTATAAAGGGCCTTGGAAACAAGTTCAAGACGATGATGGACACATTTTTTGTCGGGGAGAAAGGATGGCAGTTTGTGATAAGACTTATCATATTTTAACCCGTGCCGAAAGTCCTTATCAAGCAGATATTATTGGGGTTCCTCCTTATCAAGAAATACCCTTAGAAGAAGCAACGGAATTTAGTTGCAAAAATAAGGCAATTCGTCATCCTAAAGAAACCAAAGGCAGTAACTATCATCTCACAGAAATAAAAGAAGATATGGACTGTTGTACTCCTGGAGAATGTTGTTAA